In a single window of the Elaeis guineensis isolate ETL-2024a chromosome 4, EG11, whole genome shotgun sequence genome:
- the LOC105043485 gene encoding LOW QUALITY PROTEIN: pyridoxal reductase, chloroplastic (The sequence of the model RefSeq protein was modified relative to this genomic sequence to represent the inferred CDS: inserted 2 bases in 2 codons), whose translation MEQTAMALSSSIAPGFLAAVPRSGGGGGGGGRGWRASIETPQQSSAGKSLRFPPRFGPLFWPWEKVKVGPLSVSPMGFGTWAWGNQLLWGYQEQMDGVLQETFNLALRNGITLFDTADSYGTGRLNGKSEKLLGKFIRESQGSSNIQDXIVIATKFAAYPWRLTSGQFVRACKSSLDRLQLDQIGIGQLHWSTANYAPLQELALWDGLVAMYEKGLVRAVGVSNYGPKQLIKIYNYXKSQGVPLCSAQVQFSLLSMGNDQMELKAVCDSLGIRLIAYSPLGLGMLTGKYTASNLPRGPRGFLFRQILPGLDPLLSSLKEIAQKRQKTMSQVAINWCICKGTIPIPGVKTVKQAEENLGSLSWRLNSDEIFELESAAKNSPKKMIQNIFQTR comes from the exons ATGGAGCAGACCGCCATGGCTTTATCTTCATCGATAGCACCGGGATTTCTCGCTGCCGTTCCTCGCAGCGGCGGTGGCGGCGGTGGCGGCGGCCGCGGGTGGAGGGCGTCAATTGAGACACCCCAGCAGTCTTCGGCCGGCAAATCTCTTAGATTTCCTCCCCGATTCGGACCTCTCTTCTGGCCATGGGAAAAG GTTAAAGTTGGTCCATTATCTGTCTCTCCAATGGGATTTGGAACGTGGGCTTGGGGAAACCAGCTGCTTTGGGGTTATCAGGAACAGATGGATGGTGTTTTGCAGGAGACATTTAATTTGGCACTGAGGAATGGAATAACTCTTTTTGATACTGCTGATTCTTATGGGACTGGAAGATTAAATGGGAAAAGTGAAAAGCTTCTTGGAAAATTCATTCGAGAGTCCCAAG GATCCAGTAACATTCAAG AAATTGTCATCGCCACAAAGTTTGCGGCGTATCCTTGGCGCCTGACTTCTGGACAATTTGTGAGAGCCTGCAA GTCTTCATTAGATCGACTGCAACTTGATCAAATTGGAATAGGACAGTTGCACTGGTCGACTGCAAACTATGCTCCTTTGCAGGAGTTGGCGCTCTGGGATGGGCTAGTTGCAATGTATGAGAAG GGTTTAGTTCGTGCTGTTGGTGTCAGCAATTATGGACCTAAGCAacttattaaaatttataatt ctAAGTCTCAAGGTGTTCCACTATGCTCAGCTCAG GTTCAATTTTCATTGCTAAGCATGGGCAATGATCAAATGGAGTTGAAAGCAGTATGTGATTCTCTAGGTATCCGTTTGATTGCATATAGTCCACTTGGATTGGGAATGCTCACTGGAAAATATACTGCATCTAATCTTCCACGTGGACCACG GGGTTTTCTATTTCGTCAGATTCTTCCTGGTCTGGATCCATTGCTTAGTTCCCTGAAAGAAATTGCACAAAAGAGACAGAAAACTATGTCACAG GTTGCAATAAACTGGTGTATTTGCAAGGGCACCATTCCAATTCCTGGTGTGAAGACGGTCAAGCAAGCTGAAGAGAATTTGGGTTCACTTAGTTGGCGCCTCAACTCCGATGAGATTTTTGAGCTCGAATCTGCAGCAAAGAATTCTCCTAAAAAAATGATCCAAAACATCTTTCAGACCAGATGA